Proteins from one Pongo abelii isolate AG06213 chromosome 7, NHGRI_mPonAbe1-v2.0_pri, whole genome shotgun sequence genomic window:
- the PTP4A3 gene encoding protein tyrosine phosphatase type IVA 3 isoform X1 — translation MARMNRPAPVEVSYKHMRFLITHNPTNATLSTFIEDLKKYGATTVVRVCEVTYDKTPLEKDGITVVDWPFDDGAPPPGKVVDDWLSLVKAKFCEAPGSCVAVHCVAGLGRAPVLVALALIESGMKYEDAIQFIRQKRRGAINSKQLTYLEKYRPKQRLRFKDPHTHKTRCCVM, via the exons ATGGCTCGGATGAACCGCCCGGCCCCAGTGGAGGTGAGCTACAAACACATGCGCTTCCTCATCACCCACAACCCCACCAACGCCACGCTCAGCACCTTCATTGAG GACCTGAAGAAGTACGGGGCTACCACCGTGGTGCGCGTGTGTGAAGTGACCTATGACAAAACACCGCTGGAGAAGGACGGCATCACTGTTGTG GACTGGCCGTTTGACGACGGGGCGCCCCCGCCCGGCAAGGTAGTGGACGACTGGCTGAGCCTGGTGAAGGCCAAGTTCTGTGAGGCCCCCGGCAGCTGCGTGGCTGTGCACTGCGTGGCGGGCCTGGGCCG GGCTCCAGTCCTTGTGGCGCTGGCCCTTATTGAGAGCGGGATGAAGTACGAGGACGCCATCCAGTTCATCCGCCA GAAGCGCCGTGGAGCCATCAACAGCAAGCAGCTCACCTACCTGGAGAAATACCGGCCCAAACAGAGGCTGCGGTTCAAAGACCCGCACACGCACAAGACCCGGTGCTGCGTCATGTAG
- the PTP4A3 gene encoding protein tyrosine phosphatase type IVA 3 isoform X2 — MARMNRPAPVEVSYKHMRFLITHNPTNATLSTFIEDLKKYGATTVVRVCEVTYDKTPLEKDGITVVDWPFDDGAPPPGKVVDDWLSLVKAKFCEAPGSCVAVHCVAGLGRKRRGAINSKQLTYLEKYRPKQRLRFKDPHTHKTRCCVM; from the exons ATGGCTCGGATGAACCGCCCGGCCCCAGTGGAGGTGAGCTACAAACACATGCGCTTCCTCATCACCCACAACCCCACCAACGCCACGCTCAGCACCTTCATTGAG GACCTGAAGAAGTACGGGGCTACCACCGTGGTGCGCGTGTGTGAAGTGACCTATGACAAAACACCGCTGGAGAAGGACGGCATCACTGTTGTG GACTGGCCGTTTGACGACGGGGCGCCCCCGCCCGGCAAGGTAGTGGACGACTGGCTGAGCCTGGTGAAGGCCAAGTTCTGTGAGGCCCCCGGCAGCTGCGTGGCTGTGCACTGCGTGGCGGGCCTGGGCCG GAAGCGCCGTGGAGCCATCAACAGCAAGCAGCTCACCTACCTGGAGAAATACCGGCCCAAACAGAGGCTGCGGTTCAAAGACCCGCACACGCACAAGACCCGGTGCTGCGTCATGTAG